Proteins encoded within one genomic window of Argiope bruennichi chromosome 7, qqArgBrue1.1, whole genome shotgun sequence:
- the LOC129976335 gene encoding complex I assembly factor TIMMDC1, mitochondrial-like — MVYLFLKRIVRCASEDYPVITEKVIKDELSKETGWDRIKRMYSTDEFGISPEMNYIVTTGKYMFVITAFFGGFGNMIRAKEDFLRKNMATTWESQHLARRSLTDTMTLALFKGGAKSALKYGSFSSLYLLTTMTAANYRDKISIWDHAASGAALGALARLNYGLKGFAVAGALGGCLGLVAGSLITMTLGINGMTMDEFRCFLHEEQYLRIKKDRLNELKKEL, encoded by the exons atggtttatttatttttaaaacgtattGTTCGCTGTGCCTCAGAGGATTATCCAGTCATTacagaaaaagttattaaagatGAATTGTCAAAAGAAACTGGTTGGGACAGAATTAAAAGAATGTATAGTACAGA tgAGTTCGGCATTAGTCCTGAAATGAATTATATAGTAACAACTGGAAAATATATGTTTGTTATTACTGCATTTTTTGGTGGATTTGGAAATATGATAAGAGCTAAAGAAgattttcttcgaaaaaatatGGCAACCACATGGGAAAGTCAGCATTTAGCAAGA agaAGCCTCACTGACACAATGACATTGGCATTGTTTAAGGGAGGAGCTAAATCAGCTCTTAAATATGGTTCATTCAGCAGTCTTTATTT ATTAACTACAATGACAGCTGCCAATTACAgagataaaatatcaatatgGGATCATGCAGCTAGTGGAG CGGCGTTAGGTGCTTTGGCACGATTGAATTACGGTTTGAAAGGTTTTGCTGTTGCTGGAGCTTTAGGTGGCTGCCTTGGGTTGGTGGCTGGGAGCCTAATAACCATGACTTTGGGAATTAATGGAATGACTATGGATGAATTTCGATGTTTTCTCCACGAAGAGCAATATCTGCGCATAAA gaaAGACAGACTAAATGAGTTGAAGAAAGAATTATAG